The DNA sequence CGAAAACGACGCGCCTGCGGCGCTTCTAGCCGCAAATACAGGCACATTGTGGAACCAGGCGCTGGATTTGGGGCTAGGCCGACGCGCGCAGCGCGATTAACCCGCGCCGAGTGCTCATGGGGCACGCTGTCGGAGCATGCGGATCACACTCTTCCCCTTCCTCGGCGCGGCGCTCCTCCTACTCGGCTGCGCGGGCGATCCCTGCGTCGCCGGATCGACTCAGGCCTGCCTCGGCCCGGAGCGCTGCGAAGGCGTCCAGATCTGCGAGGCCGATGGGCAGCGCTTCGGTGCCTGCGCGTGCGGCGGCCCCACCGCGGACGGAGGAGCGCGCGATGGCGGCTCTCCGGGGCCCTCCGACGGGGGCGAGGACGGAGGCCCGTGGACCGACGGCGGACGGCCCGAGGTCGGGGGCGAGCTGAAGGCGTTCCCTGGCGCCTACGGAGGCGGCTCGAGCGCCACCGGTGGACGCGGAGGCGCGGTGATCCACGTCACCAACCTCCAGGACAGCGGGCCGGGGTCGTTCCGCGAGGCGTTCCAGACGGAGGGCCCACGGACCATCGTCTTCGACGTCTCGGGCACGATCGACTGCCGCACGCCCCTCTCGACTCGCTACGGCGACTTCACCATCGCCGGTCAGACCGCGCCCGAGGGCGGCATCACGTTCACCGGCGTCACGCCGACCTTCGAGATCTCCGGTCGAGACAACATGATCCTCCGGTACATCCGCATCCGGCCGACCTTCGATGTCGGCAACGACAACGGAGACGCCTTGCAGATCGTCGGGGGCGTGGGCGTGATCGTCGACCACGTCTCCGTCAGCTGGGGAGCGGACGAGGCGGTGGACACCGCGGGCGCGACCCACGGCGTCACGTTCCAGCGCTCGCTCGTCGCCGAGTCGAAGACGGGCATGATCATGGGGAACAGCAGCGCCTCGCTCGGCGGCGCGGCGGTCTCCTACGATCTCTCCGCGCTCGGCAACCTCTGGTTCCAGATCGACCACCGTCAGCCCAACTCGGTCTCGAACGGCCGCGTCGACGTCATCAACAACGTCATCTGGGGCTACGGCTACCGCCTGAACCGACCCTCCCCCGGGCAGCCCTCGCTGAACGAGATCAACAACTACTACGTCAGCGACGAGGCGCGCCCGCTCCACGACATGCACAAGATCGACTACGTCGCCGCGGCGGGCCCACCGCAGATCTTCTCGCGTGGCAATCTGCACCTCCCGGCCACGGTCACGGACCCCGATCGGCCGAACGAGGACACCTGGACCGTGTTCGGCTGGCCGGACGGCTCGTTCGGCTTCCGCTATGGCGGCGTCGACTACCACGACGACGACCCGCCGCCCGCCGACTTCTTCGCCGCGAGCATGCACGCGCCGCTCGGCCACGCCTGGCCCCTCGTGACCGCGCTCGAGGCGCTCGAACGGGTGCAGACCGACGTCGGCGCCAACGCGCGTCTCGACGCCGAGGGCGCCGTGCTGCCGGACGTGGACGCGGTCGACACGCTCTATCTCCGCCACGTGCGCGAGGGCACGCTGCTGACGGTCGACTACCCGTTCCTCATGGCGGGCAAGCCGCACTACGAGGCGTTCCTCGCCTCGGTGAGCGCGACTCCGCTGAGCACGCACCCTCCCGGGCACGACACCGATCGCGACGGGATGCCCGACGCCTGGGAGATGGCGCACGGCTTCGACCCGTCCACCCCCGACGACGCGGGCGACGCGGACGGAGACGGCTACACCAACCTCGAGGAGTACCTCGACCTCGTCGACCTCTGAGGCAGACGATCAGAAGGCGCCGACCACGCTCGCGCCGGCCACGTCGGGGCCGACCATCGGGAGCACCATCGCGGCGGAGTCGCTGGAGCCGCCGTCGTCGAGCACGAACATCAGCACCACGCCGGCCGCGACCGCGACCGCGCCCACGGGCAGGAGGATGTCGGTCACGAGCGCGAGGGTGCGCGCGTCGTCGGCCTCGGGGCCGTCGGCGTTGGGCGCGTCGCCCGCCGCCGCGAGCGCGAGCCCGCCGGTGATGGCGCCGCCGATGAGCACCGCGCCGCCGCCCGCGGCGACCCCGACGCCGATCATGGAGACGCCGCCGCCGCCCGTCGTGGTCGAGGCGCGCCCGGAGACGCCCGCGGCGAGCTCGACCGGGACGTCGACGCTCTGGCCCGCGCTGACCGCGACCACCGAGACGAAGTCCTCGTAGCCCTCCGCGCGGACGACCACGCGGTGCGAGCCCGGATCGACCCGGAGCGGGTCGGGGTGCGGGAGCCGGCCGCGGTCCTCGCCATCGACGAGGATGGCCGCGCCCTCGACGCCGCCCGTCAGCCGGATGCTCGTGTTGCCGACGCGCTGCTCGAGCGACGCGATGCGGGCGCGGGCGTTCTGCGCGCGCTGATCGTCGCCCGGGGTGTTCTCGATGTAGACGCGGTACGCCGCCACCGCCTGGTCGAGCAGCCCGAGGCGCTCGTAGGCCTGCGCGAGGTTGTACTGGAGCAGCGGGCGCGGATCGAGCTCGTACGCGCGCTCCCAGTTCTGGACCGCGGTGTCGTAGTCGCCGGTCTCGTAGGCGGCCTGGCCCTGGAGGAAGAGCTCGCGCGCCTCCTGGGCCGAGGCCACGGAGGTCAGCGAGAGCAGGGCGGTCAGCGCGGCCGCCGTGAGGAAGGGAAGTCGTCGCATCGCGCGCATCATACCCGAACGCGCCCAAAGCGAGTCATCCCCAGCCAGGGGCATGTGCGGCGCGCGGATCCCAGGGCGGGCTCTCGAGGAGCTGGGCGAAGAGCACCCGCCACGTGCTCCAGCCATGGCCGCCCGGCGCGGTGCCGTGGTGACCGGCGGGGAGCGCCTCGGCCAGCACCCCGATCCCGGGCCGGAGCGAGTCCTCGGTGCCGACGGCCACGAAGAGCTCCGGCATGTCCTCGGGCGCGGTCGCGTAGCCCCGGAGCCACGCCCAGAGCGCGTCGTCGAACTCGTCCTCGTCCCACGGGTCGGCGTCGTCGGGCGCGTCCCACTCCGCGAGCCCGCCCGCGTCCGCCACCGAGCGCACGAGCGCCTCGTCGCCGAGGAACGGCGCGAGCAAGACCACGCCGCGGATGCGCGTCGCGTTCTGCTGCGCGACCATGAGCGCGCCGAGCCCGCCCATCGAGATCCCCACCAGCCAGACGTCCTCGTAGCCGCGGGTCTCGGCCAGCAGCAGGATGTCCCGCGTCACCCGCTGCCGGATGTGGCCCGAGCGGTAGTAGCCGAAGTGCGCGTCGATCGCGACGAGGTCGCAGCGGTCGGAGGCGCTCGCGGCCGCGTCGAGGAAGCCCGCGTCGACGAAGTTGTCCGGCGTGTCGAGCATGCCCGGCATGAAGACCACCAGGCAGCTGCGCCGCTCGTGCGGGTCCATGCGCGCCTCGAGCGCCCGCATCGGCTCGGGCGTGTCGCGCACGAAGTACGCCGCGTAGTTGCAGCCGCTACAAACGAAGACGACCGCCCAGACCCACCACCCACGCATGTCGGCAAGCTAGGTCCGGCGGTCGTGCCGCGTCCAGGAGAACCGGGGACGAGGGCTACTTCTTGACGTCGCCGCGGGCGAAGATGCTCGCCACGTAGCTCAGCACGTCCTTCGCCGACGCCTCGTTGTAGCCGTAGTGCTTGATGAGCCGGCTCTTGATGACGTCGATCTTGTCCTGCGTGTCCTTGTCGATCACGTTCGAGACGAAGCTGGAGAGCTTGATCGAGTCCTTCTGGTCCTCGAAGAGCTTCATCTCGAGCGCGCGGCGCAGGCGGTCGTTCGTGTCGTAGTTGAACTTCTTGCCCTCGATCGCGAGCGCGCCGATGTAGTTCATGATCTCGCGCCGGAAGTCTTCCTTGCGCGTCTCGGGGATGTCGATCTTCTCTTCGATCGAGCGCATGAGCCGCTCGTCCGGCTCCTCGTCGCGGCCCGTGTAGCGGTTCTTGACCCGCTCCTTGAGCGTGTAGGCGCGCACGTTGTCGATGTAGTTGGCGCAGAGGCGGGCGATGGCCTCCTCGTCGGCGCTGATGGCGCGCTGCACCTCGTTCTTCACGATCTCCTCGTACTCGCTCTTCACGACGCCGATGATCTCGCGGTAGTGCTTGCGCTGCTCCTCGTTCGCGATGAGCGAGTGGTGCGCGAGCCCCTTCTCGAGCTCGTTCATCACCATGAACGGGTTGATGTAGCCCTCGACCCCGTCACGCACGAGCGCGTTCGAGACCTTGTCCTGGATGTAGCGCGGGCTGATCCCGTCGAGGCCCTCGCGGGTGGTCTCCTTGCGGAGCTCCTTGACGTTGTCCTGCGTGAAGCCGGGCAGCGTCTTGCCGTCGTAGAGCTTGGCCTTCTGGAGCAGCGAGAGCTGATGCTTCTTCGGCTCCTCGAGGCGCGAGAGCACGGCCCACATCGCGGCGACCTCGAAGGTGTGCGGCGCGACGTGCTTGCCGCGGAGGCGCTGCTGGCCGAACTCCTTCTTGTAGATGCGGACCTCCTCCGACATCTTCGTGATGTAGGGGATGTCGATCTTGATCGTGCGGTCGCGGAGCGCCTCCATGAACTCGTTGTTCAGGAGCTTCTTGTACTCCGCCTCGTTCGTGTGACCGATGATCACCTCGTCGATGTCGGTCTGCGCGAACTTCTTCGGCTTGATCTTCCGCTCCTGCGTCGCGCCGAGCAGGTCGTAGAGGAAGGCGACGTCGAGCTTGAGGATCTCGACGAACTCCACGATGCCGCGGTTGGCGATGTTGAACTCGCCGTCGAAGTTGAACGCGCGCGGGTCGGAGTCGGAGCCGTACTCGGCGATCTTCCGGTAGTTGATGTCCCCGGTCAGCTCCGTCGAGTCCTGGTTCTTCTCATCCTTCGGCTGGAAGGTGCCGATGCCGATCCGGTCCTTCTCGCTGAGGAGCAGGCGCCGCACGCGGATGTGGTTGAGCGCGACCTTCGCCCAGTCGCCGCCGTAGCGCTCCATGAGCCCGTTGAAGATGAACCGACACGCCGGGTTGAGGGTGCCCTTCACGACCACGCGGTGGCGGTCGTCGCCGAGCCCGAGGTCGCGCACGGCTTGCTCACGCCACTCCTCGGGGATGAGCTTCAGCGGCTCCTCGTTCATCGGGCAGGGGAACTCGTCGTCGCCCGCCGCGAGGCCGGTGTCCTTCAGGTTCGTCCACCGGTAGGTGTAGAGCGCGCCCTCGGCCGTGCGCGAGTACGCCTCGATGCCCTTCTTCAGCAGCCGCGCGATCGTGCTCTTCGACGAGCCGACCGGGCCGTGAAGGAGGATGATGCGCTTCTCGGGGCCGTAGCCGAGCGCCGCGGCGTGGAGCACGTTGACGAGGCGCATCAGCGGGATGTCGAGCCCGAAGATCGCGTCCTGCCCGCCGCCGATCGGATCGGTGAAGAACGGGTAGCGCACGAGGCGCTTCTTGTTGTCGATGTACTCTTCTTCGCCGTAGCTCACGACCATGTCGTAGAGGCGCTGGTACGCGTTGCGCGTGACCTGCGGGCGCTCCTTGATGATCCCGAGGTAGTCCTCGAAAGAGCCCTCCCAGTGGAGGTCGCGGTATTGATCGTAGTCCTGGAAGGAAGCGATCTTCGAGACGAGGTTGGTGGTCTCCGCCATGAATCCTCCGGGTCGCGACGATGCGACCTACGCGAGCAGAGTAACATCCCCGCCCCGCGGGTGCTCTCGTCCCGGCTTCGATGTGACGCCTCGGAGACCGCCTGCTACGTTCCGCGGGAGAACGATGCGTCGCCGTATTCACGCTTCCGTCGTGCCCCGCGAGCTGCGCGAGGCCGACGCCCTGATGAAGCGGATCGCCGACGTCGCGCGGCTGCTCCCCGCTCTGACCGCCGACAACGCGGCCGACGAGCGCGCGCGCCTCGTCGAGACGCTCGATCGCGGAGAGACGCCGTCCCCGCGCTGGGCGCTCGCGCGGCGTCGCGTCGAGCCCGAGCTCTGGCGCACGCTCGACATGGCGCGCCGTCTGACGGCCGAGCTGCCGATCGCGCGGCTCTACGAGGAGCGGCTCGAGGAGCTCGAGATCGAGCTCGGCATGATCGAGGCGCTCGGGGACTCCAAGCGCATCCGCCCGCTCGCGGCGCGGCGCTTCGGCACGGGCCGGACGCGTGTGCCGCTCGACGACGGGGACGTCACGCTCGGCGGCGTCGCGCGCACGCTGATGGACTCGCTGCCGCATCGCGAGGAGGAGCGCGTCGTGCCGGCCTCGGGGCCGAGCGGATCCGTCTCGCTCGCCGCGCTCATGCTCGCCGTGGCCCGGAGCGCTGGCCTCGACATCGACGTGAAGATCGAGCCGCGTCTCAGCGCCGGCGCGGCCACGGGCGACCGCACCGTCTTCCTCGCCGCGCGCTGCTTCGGTCGGGCCGAGTCGCTCCGCTTCGCCGTGCACGAGGTCCTCGGCCACGCGGTGGCGGCGGCGAACGCGCGCGACCAGCCCATCCGCCTGTTCGAGCTCGGCACGGCCGGCTCGTTCTCCTCACAGGAGGGGCTGTGCCTCTGCCTCGAGGAGCGCGCTGGCGTGCTCGACGCGTACCGCCTGCGCATCATCGCGGCCCGCGTGCTCGTCACCGACCGCATGCACGACGGGGCGCCGTTCGGAGAGACCGCGCGCTGGCTGGTCGACGAGCACGGTTTCTCCGCGTCCGACGCGATCGGGGTGTCCGAGCGCGCGTACCGCGGCGGCGGCGTGGCCCGAGACGTCGGCTATCTGCACGGCTGGCTCCGGGTCCGCGCCGCGCTCGAGGCCAACCAGACGTCGATCGACCACATGCGGGTCGGCCGCGTCGGCCTCGACGTCGCCAAGCAGCTCCCGGCGCTGGTGGAGATGGGGCTCGCGCGCCCCCCGCGTCACCGCCCGAGCTTGGCGCGCAGCCTCTCCGCCACCGAGGACGGCACGAGCCGCGACACGTCGCCGCCGAGCGTCGCCGCCTCCTTGACGATGTTGGAAGAGACGTAGAAGTACGCGTCGTTCGCCATCAGGAACGCGGTCTCGACCTCCTCGTTGAGGTGCCGGTTCATGTTGGCCATCTGCAGCTCGTACTCGAAGTCGGCCACCGCGCGCAGGCCGCGCAGCACGACGCGAACGTCCTTCTTGCGGCAGTAATCCACCAGGAGCCCGTCGAACGAGTCGACCTCGATGTTGCTCTCGCCGTCGAAGGCCTCGCGGATCATCTCGAGGCGCTCCTCGACCGTGAAGAGAGACTTCTTCTTGGGGTTCCTCAGCACGGCGACCACGAGCCGGTCGAAGCACACCAGGCCGCTCTTGATGATGCTGACGTGGCCGTTCGTGATCGGGTCGAAGGAGCCGGGGTAGATGGCTGCGCTCATTCACTCTCCCACGCCGCCACGAGGACGGCGGTGTCACCATAGCGATAGCTTCGGACCTCGCCAAAGCCGGGGGGAAGGGTAGGCGGGGCGCGGCGCGCGTGCTCGATCACGACGGCCGCCCCCGGGCGGAGCTTGTCCTCCGCCGCGAGGGTCGACAACAGCGCCTCGACCGCCGCGATCTCGGCGTAGGGCGGGTCGAAGAAGACGAGCGAGGCCGGCTCGATCGACGCGAGCCAGCGGCTCTGCCCGCGCCCGGCCAGGAGATCCGCCTGGATCACCGTCGCGCGGTCCGACAGCCCGAGCTCGCGCGCGCTCTTCTCGATCGCCCTGGCGACCACGCGGCTCTTCTCCACGAGGA is a window from the Sandaracinaceae bacterium genome containing:
- a CDS encoding alpha/beta fold hydrolase; the protein is MRGWWVWAVVFVCSGCNYAAYFVRDTPEPMRALEARMDPHERRSCLVVFMPGMLDTPDNFVDAGFLDAAASASDRCDLVAIDAHFGYYRSGHIRQRVTRDILLLAETRGYEDVWLVGISMGGLGALMVAQQNATRIRGVVLLAPFLGDEALVRSVADAGGLAEWDAPDDADPWDEDEFDDALWAWLRGYATAPEDMPELFVAVGTEDSLRPGIGVLAEALPAGHHGTAPGGHGWSTWRVLFAQLLESPPWDPRAAHAPGWG
- a CDS encoding RsmD family RNA methyltransferase, producing MRIVGGSLGGRRFSGPPGDGTRPTSERAREAIASALDARGWLEDAVVLDLFAGTGALAFEALSRGAARAFLVEKSRVVARAIEKSARELGLSDRATVIQADLLAGRGQSRWLASIEPASLVFFDPPYAEIAAVEALLSTLAAEDKLRPGAAVVIEHARRAPPTLPPGFGEVRSYRYGDTAVLVAAWESE
- a CDS encoding DUF1704 domain-containing protein, with the translated sequence MPRELREADALMKRIADVARLLPALTADNAADERARLVETLDRGETPSPRWALARRRVEPELWRTLDMARRLTAELPIARLYEERLEELEIELGMIEALGDSKRIRPLAARRFGTGRTRVPLDDGDVTLGGVARTLMDSLPHREEERVVPASGPSGSVSLAALMLAVARSAGLDIDVKIEPRLSAGAATGDRTVFLAARCFGRAESLRFAVHEVLGHAVAAANARDQPIRLFELGTAGSFSSQEGLCLCLEERAGVLDAYRLRIIAARVLVTDRMHDGAPFGETARWLVDEHGFSASDAIGVSERAYRGGGVARDVGYLHGWLRVRAALEANQTSIDHMRVGRVGLDVAKQLPALVEMGLARPPRHRPSLARSLSATEDGTSRDTSPPSVAASLTMLEET
- a CDS encoding serine protein kinase → MAETTNLVSKIASFQDYDQYRDLHWEGSFEDYLGIIKERPQVTRNAYQRLYDMVVSYGEEEYIDNKKRLVRYPFFTDPIGGGQDAIFGLDIPLMRLVNVLHAAALGYGPEKRIILLHGPVGSSKSTIARLLKKGIEAYSRTAEGALYTYRWTNLKDTGLAAGDDEFPCPMNEEPLKLIPEEWREQAVRDLGLGDDRHRVVVKGTLNPACRFIFNGLMERYGGDWAKVALNHIRVRRLLLSEKDRIGIGTFQPKDEKNQDSTELTGDINYRKIAEYGSDSDPRAFNFDGEFNIANRGIVEFVEILKLDVAFLYDLLGATQERKIKPKKFAQTDIDEVIIGHTNEAEYKKLLNNEFMEALRDRTIKIDIPYITKMSEEVRIYKKEFGQQRLRGKHVAPHTFEVAAMWAVLSRLEEPKKHQLSLLQKAKLYDGKTLPGFTQDNVKELRKETTREGLDGISPRYIQDKVSNALVRDGVEGYINPFMVMNELEKGLAHHSLIANEEQRKHYREIIGVVKSEYEEIVKNEVQRAISADEEAIARLCANYIDNVRAYTLKERVKNRYTGRDEEPDERLMRSIEEKIDIPETRKEDFRREIMNYIGALAIEGKKFNYDTNDRLRRALEMKLFEDQKDSIKLSSFVSNVIDKDTQDKIDVIKSRLIKHYGYNEASAKDVLSYVASIFARGDVKK
- a CDS encoding tetratricopeptide repeat protein; the encoded protein is MRRLPFLTAAALTALLSLTSVASAQEARELFLQGQAAYETGDYDTAVQNWERAYELDPRPLLQYNLAQAYERLGLLDQAVAAYRVYIENTPGDDQRAQNARARIASLEQRVGNTSIRLTGGVEGAAILVDGEDRGRLPHPDPLRVDPGSHRVVVRAEGYEDFVSVVAVSAGQSVDVPVELAAGVSGRASTTTGGGGVSMIGVGVAAGGGAVLIGGAITGGLALAAAGDAPNADGPEADDARTLALVTDILLPVGAVAVAAGVVLMFVLDDGGSSDSAAMVLPMVGPDVAGASVVGAF
- the coaD gene encoding pantetheine-phosphate adenylyltransferase: MSAAIYPGSFDPITNGHVSIIKSGLVCFDRLVVAVLRNPKKKSLFTVEERLEMIREAFDGESNIEVDSFDGLLVDYCRKKDVRVVLRGLRAVADFEYELQMANMNRHLNEEVETAFLMANDAYFYVSSNIVKEAATLGGDVSRLVPSSVAERLRAKLGR